Proteins from a genomic interval of Clostridium sp. 'deep sea':
- a CDS encoding GyrI-like domain-containing protein: MKIRTEKKNAFTVVGKLGKGYASNSKEWIPQLWKDATANFHEIKHLALTDEQGNYKIWGAMSDINTEFKRWGEQGLYMVGCEAQENAIAPDKWVKWTIPSFTYLIVECDISKSVEVFNNILNNYFPENNLTLVGAVHEFYPAYLGKDKLELYFPIEKP; the protein is encoded by the coding sequence ATGAAAATCAGAACAGAAAAGAAAAATGCATTCACTGTAGTAGGAAAGTTAGGAAAGGGTTATGCCAGTAATAGTAAAGAGTGGATACCTCAATTATGGAAAGATGCTACTGCTAATTTTCATGAGATAAAACATTTAGCACTTACAGATGAACAGGGTAATTATAAAATTTGGGGAGCTATGAGTGATATCAATACTGAATTCAAACGCTGGGGAGAACAGGGTCTTTATATGGTAGGTTGCGAGGCACAGGAAAATGCTATTGCACCTGATAAATGGGTTAAGTGGACTATACCCTCTTTTACATATTTAATTGTTGAATGCGATATAAGTAAAAGTGTAGAGGTATTTAATAATATCTTAAATAATTATTTCCCAGAAAATAACCTAACACTAGTAGGTGCAGTTCATGAGTTTTATCCTGCATATTTAGGAAAAGATAAACTAGAGCTTTATTTCCCAATAGAGAAACCCTAA
- a CDS encoding GNAT family N-acetyltransferase yields MLQELSKSDYYKVAKMMTGAKVNLEPEAVIWGYNPGTIYVDDVLEPKSAVIWVEGMKGFYFVGDANNDRFNKFIVDFFDKVLIKKAKKINYKWIEFSGLNTDWEITLAKLFKHKEKYDESKQFVYKHKEIKNFNEPSYELKQDYTVKAIDLQLLNSEISNYDFLESIIITWWGSIDNYLKHGVGYCVMHNNMVISSCVTSYKKPGFMESHIHTLEDYRKQGFATIAVSKFLNYCRDNYFEPYWDCMQTNYGSQALAEKLGYEKQFEYTLFEYII; encoded by the coding sequence ATGTTACAAGAGTTGAGTAAGAGTGATTATTACAAAGTAGCTAAAATGATGACTGGTGCTAAAGTTAATTTAGAACCAGAGGCCGTAATTTGGGGATATAACCCAGGAACTATTTACGTTGATGATGTGCTTGAACCAAAATCAGCAGTGATTTGGGTTGAGGGCATGAAGGGTTTTTATTTTGTTGGTGATGCAAACAATGATAGATTTAATAAATTTATAGTAGATTTTTTTGATAAAGTACTTATAAAAAAGGCTAAAAAAATAAACTATAAATGGATAGAATTTAGTGGATTAAATACAGATTGGGAGATAACTTTAGCAAAACTATTTAAACACAAAGAGAAGTATGATGAGTCTAAACAATTTGTTTACAAACATAAAGAGATTAAAAACTTTAATGAGCCTAGTTATGAGCTTAAACAAGATTACACGGTTAAAGCAATTGATTTGCAATTATTAAATAGTGAAATAAGTAATTATGATTTTTTAGAATCAATAATAATTACTTGGTGGGGCTCTATAGATAACTACTTAAAGCATGGTGTCGGTTATTGTGTTATGCATAATAATATGGTTATAAGTAGCTGTGTGACTAGCTATAAAAAACCAGGTTTTATGGAATCTCATATTCATACCTTAGAGGACTACCGAAAACAGGGTTTTGCTACCATTGCTGTGAGTAAGTTCTTAAACTATTGTAGAGACAACTACTTTGAACCATACTGGGATTGTATGCAAACAAACTATGGTTCTCAGGCCTTAGCTGAAAAGCTGGGTTATGAAAAGCAGTTTGAATACACCTTATTTGAATATATAATTTAA
- a CDS encoding ABC transporter ATP-binding protein encodes MRTTQENNTMEISINNLSKQYVKTTALNNINLTINKGMFGLLGPNGAGKTTLMRILTTLLNKTSGTVKVNNIDIENKQQIREIIGYLPQEFSLYPKMTVFEAMDYLSLLAGIKSAKFRKQNIIELLEKVNLLKFKKTKVRALSGGMKRRLGIAQALINNPQLLIVDEPTAGLDPEERIRFRNLLSDFAKDRIVILSTHIAGDIEFTCNDLAILNKGNIVYQGSVTNLLKNAENSVWSVIIDRSKLNELRQKNTIISSVSEGHTARIKLLSKNKPFSHATMVKPTIEDAYMKLMKEVK; translated from the coding sequence ATGAGAACAACTCAGGAGAACAATACTATGGAAATAAGCATAAATAATTTAAGTAAACAATATGTCAAAACAACTGCTCTTAACAACATAAATTTAACTATTAATAAAGGCATGTTTGGATTACTTGGTCCTAATGGGGCAGGTAAAACAACTTTAATGAGAATTCTTACTACGTTACTTAATAAAACAAGTGGAACAGTTAAAGTTAATAATATAGACATTGAAAATAAACAGCAAATAAGAGAGATAATTGGATATTTACCTCAAGAATTTTCTCTTTACCCTAAAATGACTGTTTTTGAAGCTATGGACTATTTATCTTTATTAGCTGGAATTAAATCTGCAAAGTTTAGAAAGCAAAATATTATAGAGCTTTTAGAAAAAGTAAATCTCTTAAAGTTTAAAAAAACTAAGGTAAGGGCTTTGTCTGGGGGTATGAAAAGACGTTTAGGAATAGCTCAAGCTTTAATAAATAATCCCCAACTATTGATAGTAGATGAACCTACTGCTGGTTTAGACCCAGAAGAAAGAATACGATTTAGAAACTTACTAAGTGACTTTGCAAAAGATCGCATAGTAATATTATCAACTCATATTGCAGGAGATATTGAATTCACTTGTAATGACTTAGCTATTTTAAACAAAGGCAATATTGTATATCAAGGTTCAGTAACTAATTTACTTAAAAATGCAGAGAATAGTGTTTGGTCTGTAATTATTGATAGAAGTAAATTAAATGAGTTAAGACAAAAAAACACTATTATTTCATCAGTTTCTGAGGGTCATACAGCTCGTATAAAGCTATTAAGCAAAAATAAACCTTTTAGTCATGCTACTATGGTTAAACCTACTATTGAAGATGCCTATATGAAGCTAATGAAGGAGGTTAAATAA
- a CDS encoding ABC transporter permease, whose amino-acid sequence MFFGLVTKELKYQLKNIVLYLLLLTIFLFYSSQYSITTDDVISLKPTTEMQIVKEYLVHVHKTSVINNSSNQQVKLTSSNLIDVEWALAQLKKISVKDKYGNNQAKSANDFANILNTLNTKLGGNTILSESTRNRFFSKAFNYGSKEMVDDHKKMKAVILNLIGDYHCNSIYTYPIGFYKKVILTEKRKQAMLNAVNLVVENGANYIDNKQAISNMKFKCTFDEFNTIMDKLNRQLGGGSVYDSNRRSSYFYSESRNYDEAMLVYQSIVKDDKYSNSFARCYCDYMGITASLFPIFLAAFVLPRDKRFKMHELINSKKIKSYSYVLAKYLAIVILLFLGYMFIAGLATSSFIKIANSSNLVIDKLAFFKYTLYWVMPTVMFVTALAMFLSVLFNNGIVVIPIQFILCMTSMLPLVGSYGLKKFFIRLNSVISYADFSQYSNQIMFNRIFYVFLSIVLVVLTSIIFKRNRSNYNGERKVLFSRNKI is encoded by the coding sequence ATGTTTTTTGGGCTTGTAACAAAAGAGCTAAAATACCAGTTAAAAAATATTGTTTTATACCTGCTTTTATTAACTATTTTTTTATTTTATAGCTCACAATATAGTATAACAACAGACGATGTAATAAGTTTAAAGCCTACTACTGAAATGCAGATCGTTAAAGAATATTTAGTGCATGTTCATAAAACAAGTGTTATAAATAACTCTAGTAATCAACAAGTTAAGCTTACAAGTTCTAACTTAATAGATGTAGAATGGGCGTTAGCTCAATTAAAAAAGATAAGTGTGAAAGATAAATATGGCAATAACCAAGCCAAATCTGCTAATGATTTTGCAAATATCTTAAATACCCTTAATACTAAATTAGGGGGCAATACCATTCTTAGTGAATCTACACGCAATAGATTCTTCTCTAAAGCCTTTAACTATGGTTCAAAAGAAATGGTTGATGATCATAAAAAAATGAAGGCAGTTATTTTAAACTTAATAGGAGATTACCATTGTAACAGTATTTATACTTACCCTATTGGCTTTTACAAAAAGGTGATTTTAACAGAAAAAAGAAAACAAGCTATGTTAAATGCAGTAAACTTAGTAGTAGAAAATGGTGCTAACTACATTGATAATAAACAAGCAATAAGCAATATGAAGTTTAAGTGTACTTTTGATGAGTTTAACACCATAATGGATAAGCTTAATCGGCAGCTAGGTGGAGGTAGTGTTTATGACTCTAATAGAAGATCATCGTACTTTTATAGTGAGAGCAGAAACTATGATGAAGCAATGCTTGTCTACCAAAGCATAGTTAAAGACGATAAATACTCTAACTCTTTTGCCCGATGTTATTGTGATTATATGGGTATTACAGCCTCATTGTTTCCTATTTTTTTGGCAGCATTTGTACTGCCAAGAGATAAACGTTTTAAAATGCATGAGCTTATAAACAGTAAAAAAATAAAATCTTATAGCTACGTTTTGGCTAAATACCTAGCTATTGTTATTCTGTTATTTTTAGGTTATATGTTTATAGCTGGGTTAGCAACATCTAGCTTCATTAAAATAGCTAATTCAAGTAATTTAGTAATAGATAAATTAGCATTTTTTAAATATACTCTTTATTGGGTTATGCCAACAGTAATGTTTGTTACCGCTTTAGCTATGTTTTTGTCAGTGTTATTTAATAACGGAATAGTTGTTATTCCTATTCAGTTTATTTTATGTATGACATCTATGCTCCCCTTAGTAGGATCATATGGGTTAAAGAAATTTTTTATAAGGCTAAATAGTGTTATTAGTTATGCTGACTTTAGCCAATACAGTAATCAAATAATGTTTAATCGAATATTTTACGTTTTTCTTTCAATTGTTTTAGTCGTTTTAACATCAATTATTTTTAAAAGAAATAGGAGCAACTATAATGGTGAACGTAAAGTACTATTTAGCCGTAATAAAATATAA
- a CDS encoding CD3324 family protein yields the protein MKYENAQNVLPNEIIEIIQNYVDGSYLYIPRREDNKKSWGENSGTKKVLGTRNKEMYQKYQQGISIKELAATYFLTEPSVRRIIRSEKCGT from the coding sequence ATGAAATATGAAAATGCACAAAATGTGCTACCTAACGAAATTATTGAGATTATACAAAATTATGTTGATGGAAGTTATCTGTATATACCACGCAGAGAAGATAATAAAAAATCTTGGGGAGAGAATAGCGGTACTAAAAAAGTGCTAGGCACAAGAAATAAAGAAATGTACCAAAAGTATCAGCAAGGAATATCTATAAAAGAACTTGCTGCAACCTATTTTTTAACAGAACCAAGCGTGCGTAGAATAATACGCAGTGAAAAATGTGGTACTTGA
- a CDS encoding ABC-F family ATP-binding cassette domain-containing protein: MSILAISNLYHSFGDKEIFKNVSIRLLKSEHVALVGANGFGKSTLMNIITNNLLADNGTVEWSNRVKVGYMNQHSQLTAHKSIKNTLKESFQHLYDIEHNMNKLYSNAYNLSEAEMTKALTKASDFQNYLNTNDFYNIESKIEAVASGLGLKKLGFDSKVSALSGGQRTKVLLAKLLLEAPDILLLDEPTNYLDEEHIEWLTVFLKSYEKAFIVISHNMDFTNSISNVIWHVENHVVTRYIGNYEAFLACYAQNKKQVRAEFLKQQREIAKLEDYVRKNKARASTAKQAKSRQKKLEKIDRIELTKSNPKPYFNFKVARDSGQIIFEATDLVIGYNKPLTKPLNLKMERGQKIALTGANGIGKTTLLKSLLNIIKPLNGSVELGYYQHIGYYEQEIKQQNTNFVLDDVMAELRGLNKQEVRRALAQCGLTYKHIDSQINLLSGGEQTKVRLCKLINVATNILILDEPTNHLDKDAKKELKRALIKYPGSILLVSHEADFYSDIITDIWNCELWKFNK, translated from the coding sequence ATGAGTATTTTAGCAATTAGTAATTTATATCATAGTTTTGGAGATAAAGAGATATTTAAAAATGTATCAATAAGACTTTTAAAATCAGAACATGTTGCTTTAGTAGGCGCTAATGGTTTTGGTAAATCTACTTTAATGAATATTATTACCAATAATCTTTTAGCTGATAATGGTACAGTAGAATGGAGCAATAGGGTTAAAGTTGGTTACATGAATCAACATAGCCAGCTTACAGCCCACAAGAGCATAAAAAATACTTTAAAAGAGTCTTTTCAACATTTATATGATATTGAGCATAACATGAACAAGCTCTACTCAAATGCCTATAATTTGAGTGAGGCTGAGATGACAAAGGCATTAACTAAAGCTAGTGATTTTCAAAACTATCTAAATACTAACGATTTTTATAATATTGAATCTAAAATAGAGGCTGTTGCTTCGGGGTTAGGCCTTAAAAAACTAGGTTTTGATTCTAAGGTATCTGCTTTAAGTGGTGGTCAACGAACCAAGGTTTTATTAGCTAAGCTATTATTAGAAGCACCAGATATTTTACTGCTAGATGAACCAACAAACTATTTAGATGAAGAGCATATAGAGTGGCTTACAGTGTTTTTAAAAAGTTACGAAAAAGCCTTTATTGTTATTTCACATAATATGGATTTTACTAATAGTATTTCTAATGTTATTTGGCATGTAGAAAACCATGTAGTAACAAGATATATAGGCAACTATGAAGCTTTTTTAGCTTGTTATGCTCAAAACAAAAAACAAGTTAGGGCTGAGTTTTTAAAGCAACAGCGTGAAATAGCCAAACTTGAGGACTATGTTCGCAAAAACAAAGCCCGAGCCTCAACAGCTAAACAAGCTAAATCTAGGCAAAAAAAGTTAGAGAAAATAGATCGAATAGAGCTCACAAAAAGCAACCCAAAACCCTACTTTAATTTTAAAGTGGCCAGAGACTCTGGGCAGATAATTTTTGAAGCCACAGATTTAGTTATTGGTTATAATAAACCCTTAACTAAACCCCTAAATCTAAAAATGGAGCGCGGTCAAAAAATAGCCTTAACAGGTGCCAATGGTATAGGTAAAACAACCTTGTTAAAGAGTTTACTTAACATAATAAAACCTTTAAACGGATCTGTTGAGCTAGGTTACTATCAACACATTGGTTATTATGAGCAAGAGATAAAACAACAGAATACTAATTTTGTATTAGATGATGTAATGGCAGAACTAAGAGGTTTAAACAAACAAGAGGTACGTAGAGCGCTAGCCCAATGTGGTTTAACCTATAAACATATAGATAGTCAAATTAATCTTTTAAGTGGTGGAGAGCAAACTAAAGTTAGGTTATGTAAACTTATAAACGTTGCCACAAATATATTAATACTAGATGAGCCTACCAATCATTTAGATAAAGATGCCAAAAAAGAACTTAAAAGAGCACTAATAAAATACCCTGGTAGTATTTTGTTAGTGAGCCATGAGGCAGATTTTTACAGCGATATAATTACAGACATTTGGAATTGTGAGTTATGGAAGTTTAATAAGTAA
- a CDS encoding PhzF family phenazine biosynthesis protein: MDYYIVNSFAKESFRGNPAAVVLVKQFPKTKLMQSIAKQLNLVETVFIKVINKSKIEIKYFTPLKQLPIAGHPTIAGLKVLYEQKLINEGSIDVLTDTSYYVAFVRNNNNNIIYSLSFNEIKHKEVLTNKELVANVLSINANDLQTNLPVKVVDSGLGHIIVPVVSLEALNRVKRNIGKLKQLCNDYNAREAQIFTYETISKNNDLHTRNICPREGVEDPACGVGNAALLSYLAKESQALNTYKIEQGYINNFQSLIIGSVTKDQRVLIGGNAIIMGKGEIYV; this comes from the coding sequence TTGGATTATTATATTGTGAATAGCTTTGCAAAAGAGTCTTTTAGGGGTAACCCTGCTGCAGTTGTACTAGTTAAGCAATTTCCTAAAACCAAATTAATGCAGAGTATAGCCAAACAACTAAACTTAGTTGAAACAGTTTTTATTAAAGTTATAAACAAAAGCAAAATAGAAATAAAATACTTTACACCCCTAAAACAACTACCGATAGCAGGACACCCTACTATAGCAGGTTTAAAGGTGTTGTACGAGCAAAAGTTAATAAATGAAGGTTCAATAGATGTACTAACCGATACCAGTTATTATGTTGCATTTGTAAGGAATAATAACAATAATATCATATATAGCCTTTCATTTAATGAAATAAAACATAAAGAAGTATTAACTAATAAAGAATTAGTAGCTAATGTATTATCGATTAATGCAAATGATTTACAGACAAACTTACCTGTAAAGGTAGTAGATTCTGGTTTAGGACATATTATTGTGCCTGTAGTATCTTTAGAGGCTCTAAACAGAGTTAAAAGAAACATAGGTAAGCTTAAACAGCTTTGTAATGATTATAATGCCAGAGAGGCCCAAATTTTTACCTATGAAACAATAAGCAAAAATAATGACTTACATACCCGTAATATTTGCCCCAGAGAGGGTGTAGAAGATCCCGCCTGCGGGGTAGGAAATGCAGCCTTATTATCTTACTTAGCTAAAGAATCACAGGCCTTAAATACCTACAAAATAGAACAAGGTTATATCAATAATTTTCAGTCTCTTATAATAGGTTCTGTTACTAAAGATCAGCGTGTTTTAATTGGTGGAAATGCTATAATAATGGGTAAAGGTGAAATTTATGTTTAG
- a CDS encoding cob(I)yrinic acid a,c-diamide adenosyltransferase: MNFKGYVQVYTGNNKGKTTAALGLALRAAGRGLKTYIGQFMKGQKYGELESAKLLSEYIIIEQFGKDTFIHVKNPPNPQDVEMALLGVQKCIEAMLSKQYNLVVFDEICVANYYNLITVKQMLNIIEQKPKDVEIIFTGRYCPKEIIEAADLVTEMREIKHYYNNGVEARDGIER; encoded by the coding sequence ATGAATTTTAAAGGATATGTACAAGTTTATACAGGAAATAATAAAGGTAAAACTACAGCTGCTTTAGGGTTAGCTTTAAGGGCAGCTGGTCGAGGCTTAAAAACCTATATAGGTCAATTTATGAAAGGACAAAAATATGGAGAATTAGAAAGTGCCAAGCTTTTAAGTGAGTATATTATTATTGAGCAGTTTGGTAAAGATACTTTTATCCATGTTAAAAATCCACCTAACCCTCAAGATGTAGAGATGGCTTTATTAGGTGTGCAAAAATGTATTGAGGCTATGCTTTCTAAACAGTACAATCTTGTAGTGTTTGATGAAATATGTGTAGCCAACTATTATAATTTAATAACAGTAAAACAAATGCTAAACATTATAGAACAAAAACCTAAAGATGTAGAAATCATTTTTACAGGTAGATACTGCCCTAAAGAAATAATTGAAGCTGCAGATTTAGTGACTGAAATGAGAGAAATAAAACACTATTATAATAATGGGGTTGAGGCCAGAGATGGTATAGAGCGATAA
- a CDS encoding NUDIX domain-containing protein: protein MITLKSFARAYIFNNNKLLMMKRSLQKKFAPGLWAAIGGHIEPAEMNEPKKACIREIKEETGLEETDINSLNLQYIIMRKAASEIRIQYVYFGTTLKTQLCQTEEGELNWIAKNNILNRAMSATTKETLKRYILHNNPKIIEVAIVDCDNEKPVFNWSKIEDWNASSFI from the coding sequence ATGATTACCTTAAAATCGTTTGCAAGAGCCTATATTTTTAATAATAATAAACTCTTAATGATGAAGAGATCACTGCAAAAAAAATTTGCCCCTGGACTTTGGGCTGCTATTGGCGGACATATTGAGCCTGCTGAAATGAACGAACCTAAAAAAGCCTGTATTAGAGAGATAAAGGAAGAAACTGGTTTAGAAGAGACTGATATAAATAGCCTAAATCTGCAATACATTATTATGCGCAAAGCCGCATCCGAAATAAGAATACAATATGTGTACTTTGGTACAACACTTAAAACTCAATTATGCCAAACAGAAGAAGGAGAATTAAACTGGATAGCTAAAAATAACATTCTAAACAGAGCTATGTCAGCTACAACTAAAGAAACTCTTAAGCGATATATTTTACATAATAATCCCAAAATAATTGAAGTTGCTATAGTAGATTGTGACAATGAAAAACCAGTTTTTAATTGGAGTAAAATAGAAGATTGGAATGCTAGTAGCTTTATATAA
- a CDS encoding MFS transporter, translated as MNYLNNIQKLGIRVFFHNLIFAYVIERLFWQQRGMTVLMVVYTEIIYAVTIIFLEIPTGILADKFSRKKMIVFASFLTLCEFIIIIYANNFWHFALVVFIAGISTSMVSGSETALLYDTLKKANQENKFETVLGQIKAADFSAALIAALAGGFLANKFNYEFNYYLSIVSVMISFMASLTLVDVKVTSNNDKPIPLKQYITSSLQVFKNNPNITIIVVSGMFLVATLTYLDEFWQVYLNNLNIPIYSFGIFGALFLMGRIPGSLAVAKLLKKYSYKQLLSFNLLLSIVGFILMAVIKTPLSLIALILVFLGSGLTEPLVTGYLHHRIDSKMRATIDSFLSLGLRIATIIIGLVFGYIASKFSIFSGFAILGFLCLCYYIYFVISTNKIKM; from the coding sequence ATGAACTATTTAAATAATATACAAAAACTAGGAATAAGAGTATTCTTTCATAACTTAATATTTGCTTATGTAATTGAGAGACTTTTTTGGCAACAACGTGGCATGACTGTGTTAATGGTTGTTTACACTGAAATAATATATGCTGTTACAATAATTTTTCTGGAGATACCAACTGGTATATTAGCAGATAAATTTAGTCGTAAAAAAATGATTGTATTTGCATCGTTTTTAACACTTTGTGAGTTTATAATTATTATATATGCAAATAACTTTTGGCATTTTGCTTTGGTTGTATTTATAGCAGGAATTTCTACAAGTATGGTCAGTGGTTCTGAAACAGCCTTATTGTATGATACTCTAAAAAAAGCTAATCAAGAAAACAAATTCGAAACAGTTTTGGGTCAAATAAAAGCAGCAGATTTTAGCGCAGCTTTAATTGCTGCTCTTGCTGGTGGCTTTTTAGCTAATAAATTTAACTATGAGTTTAATTATTATTTATCTATTGTTAGCGTTATGATTTCTTTTATGGCTTCTTTAACTCTAGTAGATGTAAAAGTAACAAGTAATAATGATAAACCCATACCTTTAAAGCAGTATATAACTAGTTCACTACAGGTATTTAAAAATAACCCTAATATTACTATTATAGTTGTTAGTGGCATGTTTTTAGTAGCAACACTGACCTATTTAGATGAGTTTTGGCAAGTTTACTTAAACAACCTTAACATACCAATATACAGTTTTGGGATATTTGGAGCTTTATTTTTAATGGGAAGAATACCTGGTAGCCTAGCTGTAGCTAAGCTATTAAAAAAATATAGTTATAAACAGTTACTGTCTTTTAATTTATTATTAAGCATAGTAGGTTTTATATTAATGGCTGTAATAAAAACACCACTTAGTTTAATTGCATTAATTCTGGTGTTTTTAGGTTCAGGATTAACTGAACCCCTAGTTACAGGTTATTTGCATCACCGCATTGATTCTAAAATGAGAGCAACCATAGATTCTTTTTTATCTTTAGGTTTAAGAATAGCTACAATCATTATTGGTTTAGTTTTTGGCTATATAGCTTCTAAGTTTTCCATATTTAGTGGTTTTGCAATTTTAGGATTTTTGTGTTTGTGTTATTATATATATTTTGTAATATCAACTAATAAAATAAAAATGTAA
- a CDS encoding transposase, producing MVKPKRKQTRLKNYDYSRAGCYFVTMCTQNMRMLLGDIVNGKMILSYAGLMAERILNQTPNKFNNIELNKYIIMPNHVHTILKIKSQSDLVGANLVFACSNASNKPKKAMTSFASTMGNFVKSFKSKTTVEYIKAVKKGTLQPFEKRIWQRNYHDHIIRNQKDYQRIWQYIDTNVQKWELDRYYSE from the coding sequence ATGGTTAAACCGAAAAGAAAACAAACAAGATTAAAGAATTATGACTACTCGAGAGCAGGTTGTTATTTTGTAACGATGTGTACCCAAAATATGCGTATGTTACTTGGCGATATTGTAAATGGCAAAATGATATTAAGCTATGCAGGATTAATGGCAGAGAGAATATTAAACCAAACACCCAATAAATTTAATAATATTGAACTAAATAAATACATAATAATGCCAAACCATGTACATACAATACTTAAAATAAAATCTCAAAGTGATTTGGTAGGGGCGAACCTCGTGTTCGCCTGTAGTAATGCCTCAAATAAACCTAAAAAGGCGATGACCAGCTTCGCCTCTACAATGGGTAACTTTGTTAAGTCTTTTAAATCTAAAACCACGGTAGAATATATAAAAGCAGTTAAGAAAGGTACTTTACAACCTTTTGAAAAGCGTATATGGCAAAGAAATTACCACGATCACATAATCCGTAACCAAAAAGACTATCAAAGAATCTGGCAGTATATAGATACAAATGTGCAGAAATGGGAGTTAGATAGATACTATAGTGAGTAA
- a CDS encoding RNA polymerase sigma factor, whose translation MLNDKTLIQKFLAGDDESFEKLIIKYRANAISFAIRYLKDYYFAEDIVQESFATIYVYKERYNNKYPFKTYLFTIIRNKAIDKLRKLKKINSQPYEVKIYRSPEDIVIEQEQTCVILQKFSELKEEYQTVLYLSQYENLKQKEIAKVMNKSVAQIKVLNYRAKKKLQKLCEKEAIR comes from the coding sequence TTGCTTAATGATAAAACTCTCATTCAAAAATTTTTAGCCGGCGATGATGAGAGCTTTGAAAAATTAATAATTAAATATAGAGCTAATGCTATCTCTTTTGCTATTAGGTACCTAAAGGATTATTATTTTGCTGAAGATATTGTTCAAGAAAGCTTTGCAACGATTTATGTTTATAAAGAACGATACAATAATAAGTACCCATTTAAAACCTATTTATTTACCATAATTCGTAACAAGGCAATTGATAAACTCAGAAAACTTAAGAAAATAAATAGCCAACCGTATGAGGTTAAAATTTATAGATCTCCTGAGGATATAGTAATTGAACAGGAGCAAACTTGTGTAATTCTGCAAAAATTCTCAGAGCTCAAAGAGGAGTATCAAACGGTTTTATATCTTTCACAATACGAAAATCTTAAACAAAAGGAAATAGCAAAAGTAATGAATAAGTCAGTAGCTCAAATAAAAGTATTAAATTACCGAGCCAAAAAAAAGTTGCAAAAACTATGTGAAAAGGAGGCTATAAGATGA
- a CDS encoding VOC family protein → MSLNLGVASQITWLYFKNISEADVFLQNTLKLKLVEDHGWAKIYSVANKAFLGAVESGKGTLEAKDEHAMLYTLVVDSVEDWHKHIKASNMTEVSEIGGMRDVPIKTFFATGPGGYKFEFQAFLNKDSIKIFHNN, encoded by the coding sequence ATGAGCTTAAACTTAGGAGTGGCTTCACAAATAACTTGGTTATATTTTAAAAATATTAGTGAAGCAGATGTATTTTTGCAAAACACTTTAAAACTAAAACTGGTAGAGGATCATGGCTGGGCAAAAATATATTCAGTTGCTAATAAAGCATTTTTAGGAGCAGTAGAGAGCGGTAAAGGGACCTTAGAGGCTAAAGATGAACATGCTATGTTATATACCTTAGTAGTTGATAGTGTTGAAGATTGGCATAAACATATTAAAGCCAGTAATATGACAGAGGTATCAGAAATAGGTGGCATGAGAGATGTGCCTATTAAAACCTTTTTTGCTACAGGGCCGGGGGGTTATAAGTTTGAGTTTCAGGCTTTTTTAAACAAAGATTCTATTAAAATATTTCATAATAATTAG